One Capsicum annuum cultivar UCD-10X-F1 chromosome 2, UCD10Xv1.1, whole genome shotgun sequence genomic window carries:
- the LOC107861275 gene encoding protein UNUSUAL FLORAL ORGANS, with amino-acid sequence MEAFHHAPISFHFPYSFPIPTPTTNFLGTTTTPNSSSINGINTWMDSRIWSRLPHRLIDRIIAFLPPPAFFRARAVCKRFYGLLYSSHFLELYLQVSPQRHWFIFFKQRLPRNNIYKNNSTNLGSSVEGYMFDPDNLSWYRLSFALIPQGFSPVSSSGGLICFVSDESGSKNILLCNPLVGSIIPLPPTLRPRLFPSIGLTITNSSIDLAVAGDDLISPYAVKNLTTESFHIDGNGFYSIWGTTSTLPRLCSFESGKMVHVQGRFYCMNFSPFSVLSYDIGTNNWCKIQAPMRRFLRSPSLVEGNGKLVLVAAVEKSKLNVPRSLRLWALQDCGTMWVEIERMPQQLYLQFAELENGQGFNCVGHGEYVVIMIKNNSDKALLFDFCKKRWLWIPPCPFVGNSNNNNNIDYGGSSNNCCGEFGGGELHGFGYDPRLAAPIGALLDQLTLPFQSFN; translated from the coding sequence ATGGAAGCTTTTCATCATGCCCCTATCAGCTTTCACTTTCCCTATTCTTTTCCTATCCCAACACCAACAACCAACTTTCTTGGAACTACAACTACTCCAAATTCATCATCAATTAATGGAATTAACACTTGGATGGACAGTAGAATTTGGAGTAGACTACCACATAGGCTCATTGATAGGATCATCGCTTTTCTTCCACCACCAGCTTTCTTTAGAGCTAGAGCTGTTTGTAAGAGATTTTATGGTCTTCTTTACTCTAGTCATTTTCTTGAATTGTACCTCCAAGTTTCCCCTCAGAGACATTGGTTCATTTTCTTCAAGCAAAGACTACCAAGAAACAACATTTACAAGAATAATAGTACTAATCTTGGAAGTTCTGTTGAAGGTTACATGTTTGATCCTGACAATCTTTCTTGGTATAGGCTTTCTTTTGCTTTAATCCCACAAGGGTTTTCTCCTGTTTCATCTTCTGGTGGATTGATTTGCTTTGTTTCTGATGAATCTGGATCAAAAAACATACTCTTGTGTAATCCACTTGTAGGCTCTATAATCCCCCTCCCTCCTACTTTAAGGCCTAGGCTTTTCCCTTCTATTGGCTTGACTAttactaattcatctattgattTAGCTGTGGCTGGAGATGACTTGATTTCTCCTTATGCTGTCAAGAATCTAACGACAGAGTCATTTCACATTGATGGGAATGGATTTTACTCTATATGGGGTACAACTTCTACACTTCCAAGACTGTGCAGCTTTGAATCAGGTAAAATGGTGCATGTGCAAGGGAGATTCTACTGCATGAACTTTAGCCCTTTTAGTGTGCTTTCTTATGACATAGGCACAAATAATTGGTGCAAAATACAAGCCCCCATGCGGCGATTTCTCCGTTCGCCAAGCCTTGTTGAGGGGAATGGGAAGCTTGTTTTAGTTGCAGCAGTTGAGAAGAGCAAACTGAATGTGCCAAGGAGCTTGAGGCTTTGGGCACTGCAAGATTGTGGGACAATGTGGGTGGAAATTGAGAGAATGCCACAACAATTATATCTCCAATTTGCAGAACTGGAAAATGGACAAGGGTTCAATTGTGTTGGACATGGAGAATATGTGGTGATAATGATCAAGAATAATTCAGATAAGGCATTGTTGTTTGATTTTTGCAAGAAGAGGTGGCTTTGGATTCCTCCATGTCCATTTGTGggcaatagtaataataataataatattgattatggtggtagtagTAATAATTGTTGTGGAGAATTTGGAGGGGGAGAATTGCATGGATTTGGTTATGATCCTAGACTTGCTGCACCTATTGGTGCACTTCTTGATCAGTTGACATTGCCCTTTCAGTCTTTCAACTGA